CTCGTGGCAAGGGGACTCTCCGCCGGAGGCGGGAGAAAGCTCGGGAGACGGCCGGCCGATCACCGGTCGTCCCGTGGCCCACCCTACGACGGTAAGGGGGGCCCTCCCGGGACTTCTCACATACCGGACCTCTTTTTGAGACGCCCTCTTGCCCTGAATTGTCACGTTCTGTCGCCACCCGGATTGTTCCGGAAGGTCGTCTTGCGCCTCATTCTTTGGATCTAGGACTCCCCGGCCGCCGGATGTCCGGAGGCCGGCCCGGTGTCGCCCTCGTGTCGCTCCGGGTGTGCTCGGGAAGGACTCGCGCCCACTGGATTCTGACAGGGTGTCAGATTTTCAGGACTTCAGATACGTCAACACCGCCAGGACCCGACGGTGGTCGCCGTCGCTCGGGGAGAGCCCCAGTTTCAGGAAGATATTGCTGATGTGCTTCTCCACCGCGCCGTCGCTCACCACCAGCTGCCGTGCGATGGCCGAGTTCGTCCGCCCCTCCGCCATCAGACCGAGGACCTCCCGCTCACGCGGGGTCAGGTTCGCGAGCACGTCCTGCTGACGGCTCCGGCCGAGCAGCTGCTGGACGACCTCGGGATCCAGGGCCGTACCGCCCCCGGCGACCCGGACGACCGCGTCGACGAACTCGCGGACCTCCGCGACCCGGTCCTTCAGCAGATAGCCCACGCCCCGGCTCGAACCGGCCAGCAGTTCGGTGGCGTACTGCTCCTCCACGTACTGCGACAGGACCAG
Above is a genomic segment from Streptomyces sp. NBC_00094 containing:
- a CDS encoding response regulator transcription factor, with amino-acid sequence MRTWGLRNVVVREVADRVRVVIAEDSVLLREGLTRLLTDRGHDVVAGVGDGEALVELVAGLAAEGALPDVVVADVRMPPTHTDEGVRAAVRLRKEYPGLGVLVLSQYVEEQYATELLAGSSRGVGYLLKDRVAEVREFVDAVVRVAGGGTALDPEVVQQLLGRSRQQDVLANLTPREREVLGLMAEGRTNSAIARQLVVSDGAVEKHISNIFLKLGLSPSDGDHRRVLAVLTYLKS